The following are encoded together in the Montipora foliosa isolate CH-2021 chromosome 12, ASM3666993v2, whole genome shotgun sequence genome:
- the LOC137978852 gene encoding kelch-like protein 3, with protein sequence MANMADLSQPMLSDPSKHCQELIYRLDALRRKESFSDLTVSVKHKEFKAHRLVLAAASPFFLSLLVSDTREGKEQFIRIELEEATGSVMEEVLKYIYTGNVAITKEIAHDLVAVADYLLLPGLKTLACDVLEENITIENCIVNYYFADKYQCLELMRESRGFRNSNFSSVMETDDFLKLDIAQVMKWVSSDDVTVTSEEEIFKGIVKWVTHKKSERESNFAELLSQVRLKSMSHDFLFNELINEELVATSKESSNFVLRSMKCIFDPFCEDAAKPPRKCLERYKDVIFVCGGKTALCYVPQKDIWYQFPDMLVEHQGHAVVQYRDKVCIFGGQRIGKSRVIEYFLSSTNCWGTVEGRHESDVCSCLSVLDGCIYALFGRTIFLYKLDESLCEAVADPPTIGYGACLVSDNRHLYLVGGSDAVFEGSHTVKRFDPILATWEEVAAMNEARYKAFGAVMNGKIYIAGGIKESKVLKSCEVYDPSTDEWQVMSNLKVCRQAANMVCIQEALYVVGGFKDIHVPKSSRELSVEVFQLGACEWKSKSTIPTNFDNENPGDRGKKIHHKACLAAIHKSLLEKLCKL encoded by the coding sequence ATGGCGAATATGGCGGACCTTTCACAGCCAATGCTATCAGATCCATCAAAACACTGCCAGGAACTAATCTATCGTCTCGATGCTCTGAGAAGAAAAGAGAGTTTCTCCGATTTAACAGTATCAGTAAAACACAAAGAGTTCAAAGCTCACAGACTTGTGTTAGCAGCAGCAAGCccgttttttctttcacttctgGTCAGTGACACGAGAGAGGGAAAGGAACAGTTCATCAGGATAGAACTTGAAGAAGCAACGGGGTCAGTCATGGAAGAAGTTCTTAAATACATTTACACAGGTAATGTTGCAATCACCAAGGAGATCGCCCACGACTTAGTCGCAGTAGCAGACTATCTTCTTTTACCAGGTTTGAAAACTTTGGCTTGTgatgttttggaggaaaacattacaattgaaaactgcattgtcaaTTATTACTTTGCCGACAAATATCAGTGTTTGGAATTAATGAGGGAGTCCCGTGGGTTTAGGAACTCAAATTTCAGTTCAGTCATGGAAACAGACGACTTCCTGAAGCTCGATATTGCGCAAGTCATGAAATGGGTTTCTagtgatgatgtcactgtcACCTCCGAGGAAGAAATTTTTAAGGGAATAGTTAAGTGGGTAACTCACAAGAAGAGCGAACGAGAAAGCAACTTTGCTGAATTGTTGAGTCAAGTCCGTCTGAAATCCATGTCTCATGACTTTCTCTTCAACGAACTGATCAATGAAGAACTGGTAGCAACAAGCAAGGAGAGTTCAAATTTTGTGTTGAGATCCATGAAGTGCATTTTTGATCCCTTCTGTGAAGATGCTGCCAAGCCACCCAGGAAGTGCTTGGAGAGGTACAAAGATGTGATTTTTGTTTGTGGTGGCAAGACAGCCTTATGCTATGTACCCCAGAAAGACATTTGGTATCAGTTTCCAGACATGTTGGTTGAACATCAAGGTCATGCTGTTGTTCAATACAGGGATAAAGTCTGCATTTTCGGGGGACAGCGTATTGGAAAATCGCGAGTAATAGAATACTTCCTTTCTTCCACTAATTGCTGGGGGACAGTTGAAGGAAGACATGAAAGTGATGTTTGTTCTTGTTTGTCAGTTCTAGATGGTTGCATCTATGCATTATTTGGTCGCACCATTTTCCTCTATAAGCTTGATGAGAGTTTATGTGAGGCTGTGGCTGATCCACCAACTATTGGCTATGGAGCTTGTTTAGTCAGTGATAATAGACATCTTTACTTAGTGGGAGGAAGTGATGCTGTTTTTGAGGGATCTCATACAGTGAAAAGGTTTGATCCTATTTTAGCCACATGGGAGGAGGTTGCAGCTATGAATGAGGCGAGATATAAAGCATTTGGAGCAGTCATGAATGGCAAGATCTACATAGCAGGTGGCATAAAGGAAAGTAAGGTATTGAAGTCTTGTGAGGTATATGACCCGTCAACAGATGAATGGCAAGTCATGAGTAACCTCAAGGTGTGCCGTCAAGCTGCAAACATGGTATGCATTCAGGAAGCCCTTTATGTGGTTGGTGGCTTCAAAGACATACATGTACCAAAGTCTTCAAGAGAGTTATCAGTGGAAGTGTTTCAGTTAGGAGCATGTGAGTGGAAAAGTAAGTCCACTATACCCACTAACTTTGACAATGAAAATCCTGGGGATCGAGGGAAAAAGATTCATCATAAGGCATGTCTTGCAGCAATCCACAAGAGCCTGTTAGAAAAGCTGTGTAagctttga